One part of the Anopheles merus strain MAF chromosome 3L, AmerM5.1, whole genome shotgun sequence genome encodes these proteins:
- the LOC121598658 gene encoding spectrin beta chain isoform X4 encodes MTTDISVVRWDPSQGPGNEFIEDIEYDGGNSSSRLFERSRIKALAEERESVQKKTFTKWVNSHLVRVNSPIKDLYVDMRDGKNLIKLLEVLSGERLPRPTKGKMRIHCLENVDKALQFLREQRVHLENIGSHDIVDGNASLNLGLIWTIILRFQIQDITIEETDNKETKSAKDALLLWCQMKTAGYHNVNVRNFTTSWRDGLAFNAIIHKHRPDLIQFDKLSKTNPIQNLNNAFNVAEEKLGLTKLLDAEDIFVDHPDEKSIITYVVTYYHYFSKLKQETVQGKRIGKVVGIAMDNDRMINEYESLTSELLKWIEVTIVQLGDRHFVNSLVGVQQQLAQFSNYRTVEKPPKFVEKGNLEVLLFTLQSKMRANNQKPYTPKEGKMISDINKAWERLEKAEHERELALREELIRQEKLEQLAARFNRKATMRETWLSENQRLVSTDNFGFDLAAVEAAAKKHEAIETDIFAYEERVQAVVAVCNELEAEKYHDIERIAARKDNVLRLWNYLIELLRARRMRLEFSIQLQQNFQEMIYILDSMEEIKQRLLTDDYGKHLMGVEDLLQKHSLVEADINVLGDRVKQVVQNSQKFLVDEEDNYKPCDPSIIVDRVQRLEDAYAELCKLAVERRSRLEENRKLWQFYWDMADEENWIKEKEQIVSADEIGHDLTTVNLLLSKHKALESEIQSHEPQLMAVSEVGDELVRRGHFGADRIDERLKEILAMWSNLRELTEYRRKRLEDAVDYFQLFADADDIDNWMLDALRLVSSEDVGRDEANVQSLLKKHKDVADELKNYAETIEQLHAQAKRLTLNEPEQERVNERLAAIDNRYRELMELAKLRKQRLLDALSLYKLISESDGVEQWIGEKERMLQTMVPGKDIEDVEIMKHRYDGFDKEMNANASRVAVVNQLARQLLHVEHPNSPEIIERQNHLNNSWSKLREQAESKRDDLKSAHGVQTFYIECRETVSWIEDKKRILTETDSLQMDLTGVMTLQRRLSGMERDLAAIQAKLTALENEADAIEGDHPEEAALIRERVATIQTIWEQLTQMLKERDSKLEEAGDLHRFLRDLDHFQAWLTKTQTDVASEDTPTSLPEAEKLLNQHQSIREEIDNYTEDYKKMMDYGEGLTSEPTQTEDPQYMFLRERLKALKDGWEELHQMWENRQVLLSQGLDQQLFNRDARQAEVLLSQQEHVLSKDDTPVNLEQAENQLKRHEAFLTTMEANDEKFNTIVQVAGQMTSKDHFDADKITKRAESIAHRRDDNRNRALELHEKLKNQVKLHEFLQDIEELTEWVQEKYITAQDDTYRSAKTVHSKWTRHQAFEAEIAANKERLHEAKKAAQELMVEKPEFKEIIEPKLTDLSKNFDELETSTKEKGALLFDAKREVIVQQSVDDIDSWMDDLEKQIINTDTGNDLTSVNILMQKQQIIQTQMAVKARQVEELDKQTEVLTKTAPSDVLEPIVEKKTAVNARFEKIKAPLLERQRQLEKKKEAFQFRRDVEDEKLWIDEKMPLAESTEYGNSLFNVHVLKKKHQSLNTEIDNHEPRIMTICNNGQKLIDEGHEDAGSYADLISQLTQKWQELKDAVENRHRQLDQSEKVQQYFFDAAEAESWMSEQELYMMVEDRGKDETSAQNLMKKHESLEQSVEDYADTIRQLGETARQLTTEQHAYSDQVSVKQSQLDKLYAGLKDLAGERRARLDEALQLFMLSREVDDLEQWITDREVVAGSHELGQDYDHITLLWERFNEFAQDTATVGSERVAKANGIADDLIHAGHSDSATIAEWKDGLNESWQDLLELIETRKAMLAASRELHKFFHDCKDVLGRINEKQHGVSEELGRDAGVVSALQRKHQNFIQDLMTLHSQVQQIQEESAKLQAAYAGEKAREITNREHEVLNAWAHLQSMCEERRGKLADTGDLFKFFNMVRTLMLWMEDVVRQMNTSEKPRDVSGVELLMNNHQSLKAEIDTREDNFSACLALGKELLSRNHYASADIKDRLLQLTNSRNALLHRWEERWENLQLILEVYQFARDAAVAEAWLIAQEPYLMSTELGHTIDEVENLIKKHEAFEKSAAAQEERFSALERLTTFELKEMKRRQDAAEEAERQRLEAEAAAARAAAEAEAEAIRQQEAAAARDAADAPGSPHSTREQESVAGETLVSRRHSGVPKERSSSSASASAGVKVSRRSRSKSPFRSFRWKRTASKADDGAASDDEDRPSPGGADEGAQEGILTRKHEWESTTKKASNRSWDKVYCVARTGRLTFFKDQRSAKSVPEQTFRGEPPLELKGAQIEIASDYTKKKHVFRIKLSNGGEFLLQCHDDAEMQQWVTALKAQCELDASGEGRSLTLPASSQKDEQKRRSFFTLKKN; translated from the exons CGGGTGAACAGTCCGATCAAAGACCTGTACGTCGACATGCGCGACGGCAAGAACTTGATCAAGCTGCTCGAGGTGCTGTCCGGCGAGCGGTTGCCACGGCCAACGAAGGGCAAGATGCGCATCCACTGTCTCGAGAACGTGGACAAAGCGCTACAGTTTCTGCGCGAGCAGCGCGTCCATCTGGAGAACATCGGCTCGCACGATATCGTCGATGGCAATGCGAGCCTGAACCTTGGCTTGATCTGGACAATCATTCTGCGCTTCCAG ATTCAAGATATTACTATAGAGGAGACGGACAACAAAGAGACCAAATCCGCCAAGgatgcgctgctgctgtggtgccAGATGAAGACCGCCGGCTATCACAACGTGAACGTGCGCAACTTCACCACCTCGTGGCGGGACGGGCTGGCGTTTAACGCGATCATACACAAGCACCGGCCGGATCTGATACAGTTCGACAAGCTGTCGAAGACGAACCCGATCCAGAACCTGAACAACGCGTTCAACGTGGCGGAGGAGAAGCTCGGCCTAACGAAGCTGCTCGACGCGGAGGACATCTTCGTCGACCATCCGGACGAGAAGTCGATCATTACGTACGTGGTCACGTACTACCACTACTTCAGCAAGCTGAAGCAGGAAACGGTACAGGGCAAGCGTATCGGCAAGGTGGTCGGCATCGCGATGGACAACGATCGCATGATCAACGAGTACGAGTCGCTCACGAGCGAGCTGCTGAAGTGGATCGAGGTGACGATCGTGCAGCTGGGCGACCGGCACTTTGTCAACTCGCTCGTcggcgtgcagcagcagctggcccAGTTCTCCAACTACCGCACGGTCGAGAAGCCGCCGAAGTTTGTCGAGAAGGGCAACCTGGAGGTGCTGCTGTTTACGCTGCAGTCGAAGATGAGAGCAAACAATCAAAAGCCGTACACGCCCAAGGAGGGCAAGATGATTTCCGACATCAACAAGGCGTGGGAGCGGCTGGAGAAGGCGGAGCACGAGCGCGAGCTGGCCCTGCGCGAGGAGCTGATCCGGCAGGAGAAGCTGGAGCAGCTGGCGGCCCGGTTCAACCGCAAGGCGACGATGCGCGAAACGTGGCTGTCGGAGAACCAGCGCCTGGTCAGCACGGACAACTTCGGGTTCGATCTGGCCGCGGTCGAGGCGGCCGCCAAGAAGCACGAAGCGATCGAGACGGACATCTTCGCGTACGAGGAGCGGGTGCAGGCGGTGGTGGCCGTGTGCAACGAGCTGGAGGCGGAGAAGTACCACGACATTGAGCGCATCGCCGCCCGCAAGGACAATGTGCTGCGCCTGTGGAACTATCTGATCGAGCTGCTGCGGGCGCGCCGCATGCGCCTCGAGTTCTCGATCCAGCTGCAGCAGAACTTCCAGGAGATGATCTACATCCTCGACTCGATGGAGGAGATCAAGCAGCGGCTGCTGACGGACGACTACGGCAAGCATCTGATGGGCGTGGAGGATCTGCTCCAGAAGCATTCGCTCGTCGAGGCGGACATCAACGTGCTGGGCGATCGGGTCAAGCAGGTGGTGCAGAACTCGCAAAAGTTCCTGGTGGACGAGGAGGACAACTACAAACCGTGCGACCCGTCGATCATCGTCGACCGCGTCCAGCGCCTGGAGGATGCGTACGCCGAGCTGTGCAAGCTGGCGGTGGAGCGTCGCTCGCGGCTGGAGGAGAACCGCAAGCTGTGGCAGTTCTACTGGGACATGGCGGACGAGGAGAACTGGATCAAGGAGAAGGAGCAGATCGTGTCGGCGGACGAGATTGGGCACGATCTGACGACGGTGAACTTGTTGCTGTCCAAGCACAAGGCGCTCGAGTCGGAGATTCAGTCGCACGAGCCGCAGCTGATGGCGGTTAGCGAGGTGGGCGATGAGCTGGTGCGCCGCGGTCACTTCGGGGCGGACCGTATCGACGAGCGGCTGAAGGAGATACTGGCGATGTGGAGCAATCTGCGCGAGCTGACGGAGTACCGGCGCAAGCGGCTGGAGGATGCCGTCGACTACTTCCAGCTGTTTGCCGACGCGGACGACATTGACAACTGGATGTTGGACGCGCTGCGGCTGGTGTCGTCCGAGGATGTCGGTCGGGACGAGGCGAACGTGCAGAGCCTGTTGAAGAAGCACAAGGACGTGGCGGACGAGCTGAAGAACTACGCCGAAACGATCGAGCAGCTGCACGCGCAGGCCAAGCGGCTGACGCTGAACGAGCCGGAACAGGAGAGGGTGAACGAGCGGCTGGCAGCGATCGACAACCGCTACCGCGAGCTGATGGAGCTGGCGAAGCTGCGCAAGCAGCGCCTGCTGGACGCGCTCAGCCTGTACAAGCTCATCTCCGAGAGCGACGGCGTGGAGCAGTGGATCGGCGAGAAGGAGCGCATGCTGCAGACGATGGTCCCGGGCAAGGACATCGAGGACGTGGAGATCATGAAGCATCGCTACGACGGGTTCGACAAGGAGATGAACGCAAATGCGTCGCGCGTCGCCGTCGTGAACCAGCTCGCCCGCCAGCTGCTGCACGTGGAGCATCCGAACTCGCCCGAAATCATCGAGCGCCAGAACCATCTGAACAACTCGTGGTCGAAGCTGCGCGAGCAAGCCGAAAGCAAGCGGGACGATCTGAAGTCGGCCCACGGTGTGCAGACGTTCTACATCGAGTGTCGCGAAACGGTCTCGTGGATCGAGGACAAGAAGCGCATCCTCACCGAGACGGACAGCCTGCAGATGGATCTGACCGGCGTGATGACGCTCCAGCGCCGCCTGAGCGGAATGGAGCGCGATCTGGCCGCCATCCAGGCGAAGCTGACCGCGCTCGAGAACGAGGCGGACGCGATCGAGGGCGACCATCCGGAGGAGGCGGCCCTGATCCGCGAGCGCGTCGCCACGATCCAGACGATCTGGGAGCAGCTGACGCAGATGCTGAAGGAGCGCGACTCGAAGCTGGAGGAGGCGGGCGATCTGCACCGCTTCCTGCGCGATCTCGACCACTTCCAGGCGTGGCTGACCAAGACGCAGACCGATGTGGCGTCGGAGGATACGCCCACCTCGCTGCCGGAGGCGGAGAAGCTGCTCAATCAGCACCAGAGCATCCGGGAGGAGATCGACAACTATACCGAGGACTACAAGAAGATGATGGACTACGGCGAGGGTCTGACCTCCGAGCCGACGCAGACCGAGGACCCGCAGTACATGTTCCTGCGCGAGCGCCTGAAGGCCCTGAAGGACGGCTGGGAGGAGCTGCACCAGATGTGGGAGAACAGGCAGGTGCTGCTGTCGCAGGGTTTGGACCAGCAGCTGTTCAACCGCGACGCGCGCCAGGCCGAGGTGCTGCTGAGCCAGCAAGAGCACGTGCTTAGCAAGGACGACACGCCGGTTAACCTGGAGCAGGCCGAGAACCAGCTGAAGCGCCACGAAGCGTTCCTCACCACGATGGAGGCGAACGATGAGAAGTTCAACACGATCGTGCAGGTCGCCGGACAGATGACGAGCAAGGATCACTTCGATGCGGACAAGATTACGAAGCGCGCGGAGAGCATCGCGCACCGCCGTGACGATAACCGCAACCGTGCGCTGGAGCTGCACGAGAAGCTGAAGAACCAGGTGAAGCTGCACGAGTTCCTGCAGGACATCGAGGAGCTGACCGAGTGGGTGCAGGAGAAGTACATCACGGCGCAGGACGACACGTACCGCAGCGCCAAGACTGTGCACTCGAAGTGGACGCGTCATCAGGCGTTCGAGGCGGAAATTGCCGCGAACAAGGAGCGCCTGCACGAGGCGAAGAAGGCCGCCCAGGAGCTGATGGTGGAGAAGCCCGAGTTCAAGGAGATCATTGAGCCGAAGCTGACGGATCTGTCCAAGAACTTTGACGAGCTGGAGACGAGCACCAAGGAGAAGGGTGCGCTGCTGTTCGACGCCAAGCGCGAGGTGATTGTGCAGCAGAGCGTGGACGACATCGACTCGTGGATGGACGATCTCGAGAAGCAGATCATCAACACGGACACGGGCAACGATCTGACCTCGGTGAACATCTTGATGCAGAAACAGCAGATCATCCAGACGCAGATGGCGGTCAAGGCGCGCCAGGTCGAGGAGCTCGACAAGCAGACGGAGGTGCTGACCAAGACGGCCCCGTCCGACGTCCTCGAGCCGATCGTCGAGAAGAAGACGGCGGTGAATGCGCGCTTCGAAAAGATCAAGGCACCGCTGCTGGAGCGCCAGCGCCAgctggagaagaagaaggaagcgtTCCAGTTCCGGCGCGACGTCGAGGACGAGAAGCTGTGGATCGACGAGAAGATGCCGCTGGCCGAGTCGACCGAGTACGGCAACTCGCTGTTCAACGTGCACGTGCTGAAGAAGAAGCACCAGTCGCTCAACACCGAGATCGACAACCACGAGCCGCGCATCATGACGATCTGCAACAATGGGCAGAAGCTGATCGACGAGGGGCACGAGGATGCGGGCTCGTACGCGGATCTGATCAGCCAGCTGACGCAGAAGTGGCAGGAGCTGAAGGATGCGGTCGAGAACCGGCACCGCCAGCTCGACCAGTCCGAGAAGGTGCAGCAGTACTTCTTCGACGCGGCCGAGGCTGAGTCGTGGATGAGCGAGCAGGAGCTGTACATGATGGTGGAGGACCGCGGCAAGGACGAAACGTCCGCCCAGAATCTGATGAAGAAGCACGAAAGTCTGGAGCAGTCGGTGGAGGACTATGCGGACACGATCCGTCAGCTGGGTGAGACCGCCCGTCAGCTTACGACCGAGCAGCACGCGTACAGCGACCAGGTGTCGGTGAAGCAGTCCCAGCTCGACAAGCTGTACGCCGGACTGAAGGATCTGGCCGGAGAGCGCCGGGCCCGCTTGGACGAGGCGCTGCAGCTGTTCATGCTGAGCCGCGAGGTGGACGATCTGGAGCAGTGGATTACCGATCGCGAGGTGGTGGCCGGTTCGCACGAGCTGGGCCAGGATTACGACCACATTACGCTGCTGTGGGAACGGTTCAACGAGTTCGCGCAGGATACGGCCACCGTTGGCAGCGAGCGGGTGGCGAAGGCGAACGGCATTGCGGACGATCTGATCCATGCTGGGCACTCGGACAGCGCCACCATCGCGGAGTGGAAGGACGGGCTGAACGAGTCGTGGCAGGATCTGCTCGAGCTGATCGAAACGCGCAAGGCGATGCTAGCCGCTTCGCGCGAACTGCACAAGTTCTTCCACGACTGCAAGGACGTGCTGGGCCGCATCAACGAGAAGCAGCACGGCGTGTCGGAGGAGCTCGGCCGCGACGCCGGTGTCGTGTCGGCGCTGCAGCGCAAGCACCAGAACTTCATCCAGGACCTGATGACGCTCCACTCGCAGGTGCAGCAGATCCAGGAGGAGTCGGCCAAACTGCAGGCGGCGTACGCGGGCGAGAAGGCGCGCGAAATTACGAACCGCGAGCACGAGGTGCTGAACGCCTGGGCCCACCTGCAGTCGATGTGCGAGGAGCGCCGGGGCAAGCTGGCCGATACGGGCGATCTGTTCAAGTTCTTCAACATGGTGCGCACGCTGATGCTGTGGATGGAGGACGTGGTGCGGCAGATGAACACGTCCGAGAAGCCGCGCGACGTGTCGGGCGTCGAGCTGCTGATGAACAACCACCAGAGCCTGAAGGCGGAGATCGATACGCGTGAGGACAACTTTAGCGCGTGCCTGGCGCTCGGCAAGGAGCTGCTGTCGCGCAACCACTACGCGTCGGCGGATATTAAGGATCGATTGCTGCAGCTTACCAACAGCCGGAATGCGCTGCTCCATCGGTGGGAGGAACGTTGGGAGAACCTGCAGCTGA TCCTGGAGGTGTATCAGTTCGCTCGGGATGCTGCCGTCGCCGAGGCATGGCTTATCGCACAGGAACCGTACCTGATGTCGACCGAGCTGGGCCACACGATCGACGAGGTGGAGAATTTGATCAAGAAGCACGAAGCCTTCGAGAAGTCTGCCGCCGCCCAAGAGGAACGCTTTAGCGCATTGGAGCGATTGACAACG TTTGAGCTCAAAGAAATGAAGCGTCGCCAGGATGCGGCCGAGGAAGCGGAACGCCAGCGGCTCGAAGCGGAAGCGGCGGCAGCACGTGCGGCGGCCGAGGCAGAGGCCGAAGCCATCCGGCAGCAGGAAGCAGCCGCAGCCCGTGACGCAGCCGATGCACCCGGATCGCCACATTCCACCCGAGAGCAGGAGTCAG TCGCCGGAGAAACGCTCGTGTCGCGGCGGCATTCTGGCGTACCGAAGGAGCGATCCAGCAGCTCGGCCAGTGCATCGGCCGGCGTCAAGGTCAGTCGACGGTCTCGCTCCAAGAGTCCGTTCCGCAGCTTCCGGTGGAAACGCACCGCTTCGAAGGCGGACGACGGGGCAGCCTCCGATGACGAAG ATCGTCCTAGTCCAGGTGGCGCAGACGAAGGTGCACAGGAAGGCATCCTTACCCGCAAGCACGAATGGGAATCCACTACCAAGAAAGCTTCGAACCGTTCCTGGGATAAG GTGTACTGCGTTGCCCGCACCGGCCGGTTAACGTTCTTCAAGGATCAGCGATCGGCGAAATCGGTACCGGAGCAGACGTTCCGCGGCGAGCCGCCGCTAGAGCTGAAGGGCGCCCAGATCGAGATCGCCAGCGACTACACGAAGAAGAAGCACGTGTTCAGAATCAA GCTATCGAATGGCGGCGAATTCCTGCTCCAGTGTCACGACGATGCGGAGATGCAGCAATGGGTAACCGCTTTGAAAGCACAATGCGAGCTTGACGCTAGCGGCGAAGGTCGTTCGCTAACGCTGCCCGCTTCCTCTCAGAAGGATGAACAGAAGAGACGGTCATTCTTTACACTGAAGAAAAA CTAA